A stretch of Imperialibacter roseus DNA encodes these proteins:
- a CDS encoding fumarate reductase/succinate dehydrogenase flavoprotein subunit: protein MKLDSKIPAGPLAEKWTKHKFNVKLVNPANKRKYDVIVVGTGLAGASAAASLAELGYNVKSFCFQDSPRRAHSIAAQGGINAAKNYQNDGDSVFRLFYDTIKGGDYRSREGNVHRLAEVSVNIIDQCVAQGVPFARDYGGLLANRSFGGAQVSRTFYAKGQTGQQLLLGAYSALSRQVANGKVKMYPRTEMLDLVMVDGKARGIVARNLITGEIESHSAHAVLLCTGGYGNVFFLSTNAMGSNVTAAWRAHRKGALFANPCFTQIHPTCIPVHGDFQSKLTLMSESLRNDGRVWVPKDKATAEKVRKGQVKPADIAEADRDYYLERKYPSFGNLVPRDVASRNAKDVCDDGKGVGSTGLAVYLDFADAIKRDGEDTIRAKYGNLFDMYEQIVGENPYKTPMMIYPAVHYTMGGLWVDYNLQTNVPGLYALGEANFSDHGANRLGASALMQGLADGYFVIPYTLGDYLAQNPADKISTDHPAFKEAEAGVKSQIEKLLSINGKKPVDQFHKELGHIMWDYCGMSRTAEGLKKAKKMVQELRDEFWKDVKVVGTSDELNMSLEKANRVADFLELGELMIDDALNRNESCGGHFREEYQTEEGEAKRDDENYSYVAAWEYNGPGKATLHKEDLVFENVKLTQRSYK, encoded by the coding sequence ATGAAGCTAGATTCCAAAATACCTGCAGGCCCACTGGCTGAGAAATGGACCAAACATAAATTCAACGTGAAGCTGGTTAACCCTGCCAACAAGCGTAAATATGACGTGATTGTGGTAGGCACCGGCCTGGCTGGTGCCTCAGCTGCCGCCTCTCTGGCAGAGCTCGGCTACAATGTGAAGTCCTTTTGCTTTCAGGATAGCCCAAGGAGGGCTCATAGTATCGCTGCCCAGGGTGGTATCAATGCCGCCAAAAACTATCAAAATGATGGTGACAGCGTATTCCGGCTTTTCTACGACACCATTAAAGGCGGTGACTACCGAAGCCGTGAAGGCAATGTTCACAGGCTTGCTGAAGTGAGTGTCAACATCATCGACCAGTGCGTAGCCCAGGGCGTTCCATTCGCCCGTGACTATGGCGGGCTCCTGGCCAACCGTTCATTTGGTGGCGCTCAGGTATCACGTACCTTCTATGCTAAAGGCCAGACAGGCCAGCAGCTGTTGCTGGGTGCCTACAGCGCACTGAGCCGCCAGGTAGCCAACGGCAAAGTGAAGATGTATCCACGCACGGAGATGCTTGATCTGGTAATGGTAGATGGTAAGGCACGTGGTATTGTAGCACGGAACCTCATTACAGGCGAAATAGAGTCACACAGCGCCCATGCAGTATTGCTTTGCACAGGTGGCTATGGCAACGTCTTCTTCCTTTCTACCAACGCCATGGGCTCCAATGTAACGGCAGCCTGGAGAGCACACAGAAAAGGTGCTTTGTTCGCTAACCCTTGTTTCACGCAGATACACCCTACCTGCATTCCTGTTCACGGTGACTTCCAGTCGAAGCTTACGCTGATGTCTGAGTCGCTCCGCAACGACGGTCGTGTGTGGGTGCCGAAGGACAAGGCAACAGCAGAGAAGGTGAGAAAAGGACAAGTAAAACCTGCCGACATTGCTGAAGCGGATCGTGACTACTACTTAGAAAGAAAATATCCGTCATTTGGTAACCTGGTTCCCCGTGACGTCGCCTCAAGAAATGCAAAAGATGTGTGTGATGATGGCAAAGGCGTAGGATCGACCGGTCTTGCAGTGTATCTGGACTTTGCTGATGCAATAAAAAGAGACGGAGAAGATACCATCCGGGCAAAATATGGCAACCTCTTCGATATGTATGAGCAGATTGTAGGAGAGAACCCTTACAAAACACCGATGATGATTTACCCGGCGGTACACTATACAATGGGTGGCCTTTGGGTAGACTATAATCTTCAGACAAACGTACCTGGTCTTTACGCACTTGGGGAAGCCAACTTCTCAGATCACGGCGCCAACAGACTTGGCGCTTCGGCACTAATGCAGGGCCTTGCCGACGGGTACTTTGTGATTCCCTATACGTTGGGCGACTACCTGGCGCAAAACCCTGCTGACAAAATATCAACAGATCACCCAGCATTCAAAGAGGCTGAAGCTGGTGTCAAAAGCCAGATAGAAAAACTTCTTTCCATTAATGGCAAGAAGCCCGTGGATCAGTTCCATAAGGAGCTTGGCCACATCATGTGGGATTATTGCGGGATGTCGAGAACTGCCGAAGGCTTGAAGAAGGCCAAGAAAATGGTGCAGGAACTGAGAGATGAATTCTGGAAGGATGTGAAGGTAGTGGGCACAAGCGACGAGCTGAACATGTCGCTGGAAAAGGCCAACAGAGTGGCTGACTTCCTGGAGCTTGGCGAGCTGATGATAGACGATGCACTGAATCGCAACGAATCTTGTGGCGGACACTTTAGAGAAGAATACCAAACTGAAGAAGGAGAAGCCAAAAGAGACGATGAAAACTACTCTTATGTAGCTGCCTGGGAATACAATGGCCCGGGAAAGGCCACTTTGCACAAAGAGGACTTGGTTTTCGAAAATGTGAAGCTAACGCAACGCAGCTATAAGTAA
- a CDS encoding THUMP domain-containing class I SAM-dependent RNA methyltransferase encodes MFFCPGRLTAPSHRLTRRADACQLPSNLRASDGFNALGRLAVPTPAAQLGPGLLASLFELPFQLSHFNNYLCALMWNIKRKITVQCHPGLPPFAANELRSLGFPVTEEANMHVVTEGTLHDCMYLNLHLRTGNRILWEMGSFELKDSEGLYKNIFEMPWETVIPNDGYFSIHSFAKHESINDTRYPNLKAKDAIVDRIKSKTGRRPDSGNDFNEAVVYFFWNRENCTVYIDTSGETISKHTYRKMPFKAPVAEPLAAAIVQATEWSPSIPLINPMCGSGTIAIEAALKAANIAPGLNRHNFGFKHLIGFDNNAWKTMLASAKSKVNAKINVTIIGSDRDMKALQAARTNAAEAGVASMIKWELCPYENTTLPDGEGIIILNPEYGERMGEESELEAVYKGIGDFFKQRCQGKRGFIFTGNLNLIKKVGLRSSAKWPFFNAKIDSRLVAYDMYEGSKKN; translated from the coding sequence GTGTTTTTCTGCCCCGGACGTCTGACGGCTCCATCGCACAGACTTACTCGCCGTGCCGACGCCTGCCAGCTTCCCTCTAACCTCCGGGCGTCTGACGGCTTCAACGCACTGGGCCGACTGGCCGTGCCGACGCCCGCAGCACAGCTCGGCCCCGGTCTCCTGGCTTCCCTCTTCGAACTTCCTTTCCAACTCTCCCACTTTAATAACTATCTTTGTGCACTTATGTGGAATATTAAAAGAAAGATCACTGTTCAGTGCCATCCCGGCCTCCCTCCTTTTGCCGCCAACGAACTCAGAAGCCTGGGGTTTCCTGTAACTGAAGAAGCCAATATGCATGTGGTCACTGAGGGCACCCTGCACGACTGCATGTACCTGAATCTGCATCTCCGCACCGGCAACCGCATCCTTTGGGAGATGGGCAGCTTTGAACTGAAAGATTCGGAAGGGCTCTACAAGAATATTTTCGAAATGCCATGGGAAACCGTTATCCCTAACGATGGCTATTTCAGCATCCACTCATTCGCCAAGCATGAGTCGATCAATGACACCAGGTATCCAAACCTGAAAGCCAAGGATGCTATTGTTGACAGAATCAAATCCAAAACCGGCCGTCGGCCTGACTCCGGTAACGACTTCAACGAAGCCGTAGTCTACTTCTTTTGGAACAGAGAAAACTGTACTGTATACATTGACACTTCCGGAGAAACGATATCGAAGCACACCTATCGGAAAATGCCTTTCAAGGCTCCAGTAGCAGAACCGTTGGCTGCCGCTATTGTGCAGGCAACTGAGTGGAGCCCGTCGATTCCGCTCATCAACCCCATGTGTGGCAGTGGCACCATTGCCATTGAAGCTGCCCTGAAGGCGGCCAACATCGCCCCTGGGCTGAACAGGCATAATTTCGGCTTCAAACACCTTATTGGGTTTGACAACAATGCCTGGAAAACCATGCTAGCCAGCGCCAAATCAAAGGTGAATGCGAAAATCAACGTGACCATCATTGGTAGCGACCGAGACATGAAAGCCCTGCAAGCGGCCCGTACCAATGCCGCAGAAGCTGGTGTGGCTTCTATGATCAAATGGGAGCTTTGCCCCTACGAAAATACTACCCTTCCAGATGGTGAAGGCATCATTATCCTCAATCCTGAATATGGGGAACGCATGGGAGAAGAATCGGAGCTTGAAGCTGTTTACAAAGGTATTGGCGACTTTTTCAAGCAGCGCTGTCAGGGAAAACGTGGCTTTATATTCACAGGCAACCTCAATCTGATTAAAAAGGTGGGGCTTCGCTCGTCAGCCAAATGGCCGTTCTTCAATGCGAAGATCGATTCGAGGCTGGTGGCCTACGATATGTATGAAGGCTCCAAAAAGAATTAG
- a CDS encoding type II toxin-antitoxin system HicB family antitoxin encodes MKLTAIIEKAKDGWFVGQIEEVPAAISQGKTIDEVKSNLVDALKLLWDTNTIKK; translated from the coding sequence ATGAAGCTTACCGCAATAATTGAAAAAGCAAAAGATGGATGGTTTGTAGGCCAGATAGAAGAAGTTCCAGCCGCTATCAGTCAAGGCAAGACGATTGATGAGGTGAAAAGCAACTTGGTGGATGCGCTTAAGCTTTTGTGGGATACAAACACAATAAAAAAATGA
- a CDS encoding succinate dehydrogenase cytochrome b subunit: MSWLTDSLKSSIFRKLLMALTGLFLILFLTVHLAGNLQLILNDEGQAFNIYAHTMAHNPFIQLVSKFNFAFIVLHVIYSIWLSRINKTARPVKYGYSAASTNSPWTSRNMGILGTLILVFLVIHLKGFWWEFKNDSIPMVTYDGETMPNVFLVVKAAYSNVWYAAVYVVSMFFVGFHLSHGFASAFQTLGLNHVKYTPAIKAIGKGYAIIVPAMFAIIPILIYIKSLG, translated from the coding sequence ATGAGTTGGTTAACTGATTCACTAAAAAGCAGCATTTTTCGAAAGCTCCTCATGGCGCTTACCGGGCTTTTCCTCATTCTGTTCCTCACTGTGCACCTTGCCGGCAATCTCCAGTTAATTTTAAACGATGAAGGGCAGGCGTTCAATATCTATGCACATACTATGGCGCATAATCCTTTTATCCAATTGGTGTCCAAATTCAACTTTGCCTTTATTGTACTTCACGTCATTTACTCCATTTGGCTTTCAAGAATTAATAAGACAGCCAGACCAGTTAAATATGGTTATTCTGCTGCCAGCACCAACAGTCCATGGACATCCCGCAACATGGGCATCCTGGGTACACTGATTTTGGTTTTTCTGGTGATTCACTTGAAAGGCTTTTGGTGGGAATTCAAAAACGACAGCATTCCCATGGTCACTTATGACGGCGAAACAATGCCTAATGTGTTTCTGGTCGTGAAAGCGGCTTACAGCAATGTATGGTATGCAGCAGTATACGTGGTGAGCATGTTCTTCGTAGGCTTTCACCTGTCTCACGGATTCGCCAGTGCATTTCAAACACTGGGGCTCAATCACGTTAAATATACTCCGGCTATTAAGGCGATCGGTAAAGGCTATGCCATTATCGTTCCGGCCATGTTTGCCATTATCCCAATCCTTATTTACATCAAGAGTTTAGGTTAA
- a CDS encoding DUF4494 domain-containing protein, with amino-acid sequence MRIWFVCKAKYQKEDDEGHLKNTTETYLLDAVSYTEAEAIMYEKLSERVRGEFVITSLTKSRITDVFLYEDADFWHKCKITYFVTDADSGKEKKVTNLMIVTAHDVKDAYDRIHQSLNNMLVTFRVPEVVETSIVEVFAYGQDNEEEEEVPAGFKPVSEVEED; translated from the coding sequence ATGCGTATTTGGTTTGTTTGCAAGGCGAAGTATCAAAAGGAAGACGACGAAGGTCATTTGAAAAACACCACAGAAACTTATCTGCTCGATGCGGTGAGTTATACTGAGGCAGAGGCCATCATGTACGAAAAGCTTAGCGAGCGGGTAAGAGGTGAATTTGTGATCACGAGCCTGACCAAAAGCCGCATCACCGATGTGTTCCTGTACGAAGACGCAGACTTCTGGCACAAATGCAAAATCACCTATTTTGTCACCGATGCTGACAGTGGTAAAGAGAAGAAGGTAACGAACCTGATGATAGTGACAGCGCACGATGTAAAAGATGCCTACGACCGTATCCATCAGAGCCTGAATAATATGCTGGTAACCTTCCGTGTGCCGGAAGTAGTGGAAACGTCTATTGTAGAAGTTTTCGCTTATGGACAAGATAATGAGGAGGAAGAAGAGGTTCCTGCTGGTTTTAAGCCGGTGAGTGAGGTAGAGGAGGATTGA
- a CDS encoding T9SS type A sorting domain-containing protein, producing MKFIVCLVIFLITLFNGMLASHIRGGYIRVVSGNGSLTYKFEVIGFTDTGSSVGFGGGELDFGDGTIISLEGGDATHETILLGNETSLTKYTISHTYQAPGAYTVRVKEFFRNASVINMENSVETPFFVSTQVIVDPFFGANSTPELGVFPAVFSRAGSRFFSAVGSKDEQGDSLVYSLAVPLRDFAEEVYSYRWPNDISFYAGENRGETPVLKLDKLSGQLTWDTPELAGEFGMAYKVIEYRKVDGEVHKLSETTVDLQIINVESDMLPPNIDFDYQVVSNGRIDFIVGYETLAADSLEWSFYSSGLLNWDGADINGHQLTDTIAGGAGFNGFVALPQSAAKPIYFVLAARSLNRLNPFKTVKSFAVNPTGEEYVINAVGHPKEAVILRTYPNPVAGTMTIQFPELNEVKVQEIELINAAGQSILKTGIPINGNLATLNTEDLPGGIYLLRTSLGQQIYYSRFIKE from the coding sequence ATGAAATTCATCGTTTGCCTTGTCATTTTCCTGATAACCTTGTTTAATGGTATGTTAGCGAGCCACATCAGAGGTGGGTACATCAGGGTGGTGTCGGGTAACGGCTCATTGACTTATAAGTTTGAGGTGATTGGATTTACCGACACAGGCTCTTCTGTGGGTTTTGGTGGAGGGGAGCTGGATTTTGGGGATGGGACGATTATTAGCCTTGAAGGCGGTGATGCTACCCACGAAACTATTTTGCTGGGTAATGAAACTTCACTTACCAAATACACTATCAGCCATACCTACCAGGCACCAGGCGCTTACACAGTCAGGGTTAAAGAATTTTTCCGCAATGCCAGCGTGATAAATATGGAAAATTCAGTCGAAACGCCCTTTTTCGTTTCTACACAAGTGATCGTCGATCCTTTCTTTGGCGCCAATTCTACTCCGGAGTTGGGTGTTTTTCCAGCTGTTTTTTCGAGAGCTGGAAGTCGTTTTTTCAGTGCCGTTGGTAGCAAAGACGAGCAGGGTGATAGCCTTGTCTATAGTTTGGCTGTTCCTTTGCGAGATTTTGCTGAGGAGGTATATAGCTACCGATGGCCAAATGATATTTCATTTTATGCTGGAGAAAACCGTGGCGAAACACCTGTTTTAAAGCTCGACAAGCTTAGTGGCCAACTGACCTGGGACACACCTGAACTTGCCGGAGAGTTTGGCATGGCTTACAAGGTCATCGAATACAGAAAAGTTGACGGTGAAGTCCACAAGTTGAGCGAAACCACGGTTGACTTACAAATTATTAACGTAGAAAGTGACATGCTGCCACCCAATATCGATTTTGACTATCAGGTTGTATCGAATGGGCGGATCGATTTTATAGTTGGTTATGAAACATTGGCTGCTGATTCGCTCGAATGGAGCTTTTACTCTAGTGGTTTATTAAACTGGGATGGAGCGGATATAAATGGACATCAGCTTACAGATACCATTGCCGGGGGCGCTGGTTTCAATGGGTTTGTGGCATTGCCTCAGTCTGCTGCTAAACCCATCTATTTTGTGCTGGCGGCTCGCAGCTTAAACAGACTCAATCCTTTTAAAACTGTTAAATCGTTTGCTGTTAATCCAACCGGCGAAGAATATGTGATTAATGCCGTTGGTCATCCGAAGGAAGCTGTCATTTTACGTACGTATCCCAATCCTGTAGCTGGCACCATGACCATTCAATTTCCAGAGCTAAATGAAGTGAAAGTGCAGGAAATAGAGCTTATTAACGCCGCCGGGCAAAGTATTTTAAAAACCGGCATTCCCATTAATGGTAATTTGGCTACCTTGAACACTGAAGACCTACCTGGAGGAATTTATTTGCTTCGCACCTCTCTGGGCCAGCAAATTTATTATTCGAGATTTATAAAAGAGTAA
- a CDS encoding M20 metallopeptidase family protein has translation MRKASLFLTSLFITSSLLASGPGSQALDAFVADHMAELKAFYLDRHQSPELSLAEKETSKTLAAELRKLGFEVTENMGGYGVVGVLKNGKGPTVLYRTDMDALPMVEKTGLDYASQVVVADGTGGQVSTMHSCGHDMHMTVWLGTAKAMVDMKSQWKGTLVMIGQPAEEIGAGAKLMLEAGLYEKFPVPDYGVGLHCSPTIPTGKVGFGKGYTMANAEAISIKVFGQGAHGASPHMSIDPVVMASMLVMELQTIVSRNLNPLDNAVVSVGVIKGGTKYNIIPDEVTLELTVRTFTEEVRLKIHQRIKEIARGVAISAGLPEDKYPEVIIPETFTPANFNNEALVDRLLASAVKAIGIGNVVEAEPQMVAEDFSRYGKTTHKVPTTLFWLGTVPPERTAKVAKGEMSLPGLHSPFYYPAIETSIATGVKVTSTGLLDLFKGGK, from the coding sequence ATGCGCAAAGCTTCTCTTTTCCTCACTTCTCTGTTCATAACTTCTTCCCTGCTTGCTTCAGGCCCCGGCAGTCAGGCGCTCGATGCCTTTGTCGCTGATCATATGGCTGAGCTTAAAGCATTTTATCTGGACAGACACCAAAGCCCCGAGCTCTCGCTGGCTGAAAAGGAAACCTCAAAAACGCTGGCTGCTGAGCTCCGTAAGCTTGGCTTTGAAGTGACAGAAAACATGGGTGGCTACGGTGTGGTGGGGGTGTTGAAAAACGGTAAAGGCCCTACAGTGTTGTATCGCACCGATATGGATGCTTTGCCCATGGTCGAAAAAACCGGCCTTGACTACGCCAGTCAGGTGGTTGTAGCTGATGGCACCGGAGGACAGGTGAGCACTATGCACTCCTGCGGACACGATATGCACATGACCGTGTGGCTTGGCACAGCCAAAGCGATGGTGGACATGAAAAGTCAATGGAAAGGAACGCTGGTGATGATCGGGCAGCCTGCTGAAGAAATTGGTGCAGGTGCCAAGCTCATGCTGGAGGCGGGATTGTATGAGAAGTTTCCGGTGCCGGATTACGGAGTAGGGCTTCACTGTAGCCCCACTATACCGACAGGTAAAGTTGGCTTTGGCAAAGGCTATACCATGGCCAACGCAGAGGCCATCAGCATCAAAGTATTTGGTCAGGGTGCCCACGGGGCTTCCCCCCACATGTCGATTGACCCGGTGGTGATGGCATCCATGCTGGTCATGGAGCTCCAGACAATTGTGAGCAGAAACCTGAACCCGCTCGACAACGCCGTTGTGTCGGTGGGAGTGATTAAGGGCGGCACCAAATACAATATTATACCCGACGAAGTGACCCTGGAACTCACCGTAAGAACTTTCACCGAAGAAGTAAGGTTGAAAATTCACCAGAGAATCAAAGAAATAGCCAGGGGGGTGGCGATCTCAGCCGGACTTCCTGAAGACAAATACCCAGAGGTAATCATCCCCGAGACTTTCACCCCAGCCAACTTCAACAATGAAGCTTTAGTAGATCGGCTGTTAGCCTCCGCTGTTAAGGCCATTGGCATTGGCAACGTGGTGGAGGCCGAACCACAAATGGTGGCCGAGGACTTTTCGAGGTATGGAAAAACCACACACAAGGTGCCTACAACTTTGTTTTGGCTGGGCACGGTGCCTCCTGAAAGAACAGCGAAAGTGGCAAAGGGTGAAATGTCATTGCCCGGCCTTCATTCTCCATTTTACTACCCAGCCATCGAAACATCGATAGCAACGGGCGTGAAGGTAACCAGCACTGGCCTGCTTGATTTGTTCAAAGGCGGGAAATAG
- a CDS encoding succinate dehydrogenase/fumarate reductase iron-sulfur subunit, protein MDLTLKIWRQKNSNTEGKFVTYEVKDISHESSFLEMLDVLNIGLEEKGEEPVHFDHDCREGICGMCSLYINGKPHGPQQTTTCQLHMRSFKSGQTIWIEPWRAKAFPVIKDLVTDRSAFDRIIQAGGYISVNTGGVPDANEIPIPRKIADEAMDSATCIGCGACVAACKNASAMLFVSAKVTHLGLLPQGKVEAKTRVENMVAQMDAEGFGACTNTGACAAECPKEIPLANIAKMNRDFIGARLTSENV, encoded by the coding sequence ATGGATTTAACATTAAAAATCTGGAGACAGAAAAATAGCAATACCGAAGGCAAGTTTGTCACCTACGAGGTGAAAGATATATCGCATGAGTCTTCGTTTCTTGAAATGCTTGATGTGCTGAACATTGGGCTGGAAGAAAAGGGCGAGGAGCCAGTGCATTTTGATCATGACTGCAGGGAAGGCATCTGCGGCATGTGTAGCCTATACATCAACGGCAAGCCACATGGCCCTCAGCAAACCACTACTTGCCAGCTCCATATGCGCAGCTTCAAAAGTGGTCAGACTATTTGGATTGAGCCATGGAGAGCCAAGGCATTCCCCGTGATCAAAGACCTGGTTACCGACCGCAGTGCATTTGACAGGATTATCCAGGCCGGCGGCTACATTTCCGTGAACACCGGTGGTGTGCCTGACGCTAACGAAATTCCAATTCCAAGAAAGATAGCTGATGAAGCGATGGATTCGGCTACCTGCATTGGCTGTGGGGCTTGTGTGGCGGCTTGTAAGAATGCATCTGCCATGCTTTTCGTTTCAGCAAAAGTGACTCACCTGGGACTGCTTCCGCAAGGCAAGGTAGAGGCTAAGACAAGGGTGGAAAACATGGTGGCTCAAATGGATGCCGAAGGCTTTGGCGCCTGCACCAACACTGGCGCTTGTGCAGCTGAGTGTCCCAAGGAAATTCCTTTGGCCAACATTGCCAAAATGAACCGGGATTTTATTGGAGCGAGATTGACGTCGGAGAACGTTTAG